The genomic DNA GGCGGCGGCGTGGGCATGGGCTACTCGCAGCACTCGGGCATGGTCATCGTGGCCGATGGCACCGAAGCAGCGGCTCAGCGCCTTGCCAATGTGCTGGTCAACGACTGCGGCAGCGGTGTGATGCGCCATGCCGACGCGGGTTATGAACTGGCGGTGGAGACGGCCAAGAAGCAGGGGCTGAAGCTGCCGATGGTGAAGTGAATGGCCAGCTTTGCACAACGCCTGCAGGAGCGACTGAGCGACGCGCAGGTGGCAGACTTCGCCCGCGACGGCGCCATCTGCATCAAGCAGCTGCTCACGCCCGAAGAGGTAGCGCTGCTGCGCGACGGCATCGATGCCAACCTGGCCGCACCCAGCCTGCGCGCCAAGGTGGCCAGCCGCCCCGATGACCCGGGCCGCTTCTTCGAGGACTTCTGCAACTGGCAAGACATCCCGCAATTTGGCCGCTTCGTGCACGAGACGCCGCTGGCCCTGGTCGCGCAGCGGCTTATGCAATCGCGCACCGTGCGGCTGTACCACGACCATGTGTTGGTGAAAGAGCCGGGCACGCGCCAGCGCACACCGTGGCACCAGGACCAGCCCTACTACAACATCGACGGCAAACAGAACGTGAGCATGTGGATTCCGGTCGATCCGGTGTCCCGCGCTGCCACGCTTGAATTCGTGGCCGGTTCACACAAGGGCCCCTGGCTCATGCCGCGCACCTTCATGGACAACCAGGCCAAGTGGTTCCCCGAAGGCAGCCTGCAGGACTTGCCCAATGTCGAGGCCGACCGCGACGCCTTCCCCATCGTGGGCTGGGAGATCGAGCCCGGCGACGTGGTGTGTTTCCACATGCTCACGCTGCATGCGGCGGGTGGGGTGGAAGGCACCAACCGCCGCCGCGTGTTCTCGGTGCGATTCCTCGGTGACGACACGCGCCATGCGCCCCGCCCGTGGAAGACATCGCCCGAGTTTCCTGGCCTGGCCGATGAGCTGCCCGCCGGGGCCGAGATGAATCACCCGCTGTTCCCGCTGCTGGTGGATGGTGCGCCGACGCAGCGGGGTAACGTCGCATGATGGCGTTTTTTGACCTGGCCGACCTATCTTCTGTGCCCTGGAAGAACGGTGGCGGTAGCACGCAGGAGCTGGTTTGCTGGCCACCCGGTGCCGGCATGGACGGCTTTGAATGGCGTGTGAGTGTGGCCACCATTGCCACCCCCGGGCCTTTCTCGGCTTTCCCCGGGGTGGATCGGCAGATCATGCTGCTGGGGGGCGATGGTGTGCATCTGCAGGGTGCTGGTGGCCGTTGGGAGCATACGCTGGACCAGCGTTGGCACCCGTTTGCCTTCTCGGGCGATGAGCCCGTGGATTGCCGCATGCGGGGTGGCGCCTCGACCGACTTCAATCTCATGCTGCGCCGGGGCGCCTGGCGCGGCACGCTGCAAGTGGTGCGTGACGCGCAGCAGCTTGCCCACGCCCCTGCTGGCCTTTGTATGGTGCTGCAGGGCACCTGGGTTTTTTGCGGCGACGGTGGTAACCCGCGTTCGCTGATGGCGGGGCAGGGGGCCTGGTGGGTCAATGGACCTGCCGAAGCCAATGGCAATGGCGCGCAGGTGGGCGACGGCGGGGTTGCGAGCACCCGCCTCGAACCCCTCGGTGACACGAGCGGTGTGCGGCAGCAAGGTGCAGACCCCGTTCTGGCTTTTGTGGCGCTGCAGCCTTTCATTTCGACAGAAATATGATTAAAAATGGCCGCTAGCGCTTTATTTATAAGCGTAAGCAGCTATTAATTGAGTAGCAATTACATCCATGAACACGTTTGCAAACCCGCAGATTCAGGGCGAGCTCTCCCGGCTTTCATCGGCCCCCATGGCGGACGGCGTCTGGTCGGGCCTGCGACCCGTTGCCCCTTTGTGGGTGGCCGATGTGGCGGTGCCTGAGGGGCAACCCGCCAGCGTGGTGGTGCAAAGTGGCATGGTGCGCTGGGTGGGGCCGCACGCGCAGTTGCCATCGGCCTTCAGCGCTTTGCCCCGGTTTGACGGCCAGG from Acidovorax sp. T1 includes the following:
- a CDS encoding phytanoyl-CoA dioxygenase family protein, producing the protein MASFAQRLQERLSDAQVADFARDGAICIKQLLTPEEVALLRDGIDANLAAPSLRAKVASRPDDPGRFFEDFCNWQDIPQFGRFVHETPLALVAQRLMQSRTVRLYHDHVLVKEPGTRQRTPWHQDQPYYNIDGKQNVSMWIPVDPVSRAATLEFVAGSHKGPWLMPRTFMDNQAKWFPEGSLQDLPNVEADRDAFPIVGWEIEPGDVVCFHMLTLHAAGGVEGTNRRRVFSVRFLGDDTRHAPRPWKTSPEFPGLADELPAGAEMNHPLFPLLVDGAPTQRGNVA
- a CDS encoding HutD/Ves family protein, with amino-acid sequence MAFFDLADLSSVPWKNGGGSTQELVCWPPGAGMDGFEWRVSVATIATPGPFSAFPGVDRQIMLLGGDGVHLQGAGGRWEHTLDQRWHPFAFSGDEPVDCRMRGGASTDFNLMLRRGAWRGTLQVVRDAQQLAHAPAGLCMVLQGTWVFCGDGGNPRSLMAGQGAWWVNGPAEANGNGAQVGDGGVASTRLEPLGDTSGVRQQGADPVLAFVALQPFISTEI